The Streptomyces cathayae DNA segment CGCCGTGCCCGCCCACCAGGGAGACCGCGAACCGGCCGCCCTCGTCGACACAGACCACGCCCGGGTCGCTCGCCTTGTCGTCCAGCAGCGGTGCCACCAGCCGCACCACGGCACCCGTGGCGAGAAAGCACACGAGCTGCTCGCACTGCGCGAACGCGGCCCGTACGGCGTCCCCGACGGGACCCTCGTACACCCGCGTACGGTCCGGCCACGCGGCGGCCAGTCGGTCCCGCGCGGCGGCTCCCGCCGCGGTGGCGGAGATGAGGCCGATCACTGAGGGGCTCCTTCGATGTCGGTACGTGCCGGGGGTCTGGAACCCCACAGCAGGAAAACGGGATTGGCCGCCGCCAGCCGGGTCACGTCCCCGGGCAGCGGCGCCAGCCGCGACGACTGCAACAGCACCCCGTCGCAGGTGAAGCCGGCACCGGCCAGCGCCTCGCGCACGGCCGGCACCCGGTCCAGGGCGGCCAGGGCGACGACGACCGTGCGCCGCGCCCGCCGCGCACACGCGGTGACGATGGCGGGCAGCTCCCGCCCGCCCCCGCCGACGAACACGGCGTCGGGGTCCTCGAGATCGGACAGCACGGTCGGCGCCTCCCCGTGCACCACGTGTACGTCCACCCCGTGCGCGAGGGCGTTGGCACGGATCCGCCCCACCCCGTCCGCGGTCTTCTCCACCGCGGTCACGGCGGCGCCCAGCCGGGCGCACTCCACGGCCACGGACCCCGAACCCGCGCCCACGTCCCACACCAGTTCGCCGGGGCGCGGCCCGAGCCGGGCCAGCGCCAGCGCCCGCACCTCGAACTTGGTGATCATCGAGTCCCGGTGGGCGAACCCCGCCTCGTCCAGCGCCCAGCCGGCGGGCGGCGTACCGGCGCCCGCGACGGTCCGTACGGGACCGAGACCCCGCGACTCGTCCAGGCACAGCACGACGCTGACCGCCGGACCCCAGTACCGTGCCGCCGCGGCGGCGGGCGTGACCCGCTCCACCCGCTCCCGCCCGGGATCGCCCAGCGCGGAGGCGACGACCAGCACCCGGCCCAGGGAGTGCCGGGCCAGCGCCGCCCCCAGCTCCGCCGGACCGGCCCCCGGCCCCGTCAGCACGGCGACCTTCGGGTGGGCCCGGCACAGGTTGACGGCCGTCCGCGGATCCCGGCCGTGCGCGCTGACCACCACGGCGTCGTCCCAGGGCAACCCGACCCGCGCGAAGGCGGTGGCGACGGAGGAGACACCCGGCCGCACGTCCAGCAGCTCGGACCCGAACCGCTCGGCCAGCGCCCGCACGATCCCGAAGAACCCCGGGTCACCGGAGGCCAGCACGACCACCGGACGCTCCTCGGCGACGTACTTCCCCACGGTGTCCAGCGCGGGAGCCAGCGCCCCGAGGACGACCCGCTCGGCCCCCTCGGGCAGCCGCACGGCGTCCAGGTGCCGCCGCCCGCCCACCACGAGCTCCGCCCCGGCGAGCACGGCCTCCTCGACCGGCGCCCCGGTCCCCGTGCCGACGACCGTGATCACGTGCTCGCACCCCGGGTGCGCAGCGCCCTGCGGGCCTCGGGGTCGGCCTTGCGGTAGCCGTGGAAGTGACCCGGGTGGTACAGGTGCGAGCGGGTGCCGCGCGCGTCGAGGGCGGGACCGACCAGGAACAGCGTGTGCTTCCAGAGCTTGTGCTCCTTGACCGTCTCCTCCAGCGTGCCGATCGTGCACTTCACGACCAGCTCCTCCGGCCAGGTCGCCTGGTACGCGACCACCACCGGCGTGCTCGTCGGATAGCCGCCCTCCAGCAGCTCCCGCACCAGCTGCCCGCTGCGCGCGGCCGACAGGAAGATCGCCATGGTGGTGCCGTGCCGCGCGAACTCGCGGACCTCCTCCCCGGGCGGCATCGGCGTCTTGCCGCCGCCGAGCCGCGTCAGCACCACGGACTGCGCCACCTCGGGAATGGTCAACTCCCGCTGCGCCAGCGCCGCGACGGCGGAGAAGGACGACACACCCGGCACGATCTCGGTCGTGATGCCGAGCTCCACGCACCGGTCGAGCTGCTCCTGCGTGCCGCCCCAGAGCG contains these protein-coding regions:
- the cbiE gene encoding precorrin-6y C5,15-methyltransferase (decarboxylating) subunit CbiE; this translates as MITVVGTGTGAPVEEAVLAGAELVVGGRRHLDAVRLPEGAERVVLGALAPALDTVGKYVAEERPVVVLASGDPGFFGIVRALAERFGSELLDVRPGVSSVATAFARVGLPWDDAVVVSAHGRDPRTAVNLCRAHPKVAVLTGPGAGPAELGAALARHSLGRVLVVASALGDPGRERVERVTPAAAAARYWGPAVSVVLCLDESRGLGPVRTVAGAGTPPAGWALDEAGFAHRDSMITKFEVRALALARLGPRPGELVWDVGAGSGSVAVECARLGAAVTAVEKTADGVGRIRANALAHGVDVHVVHGEAPTVLSDLEDPDAVFVGGGGRELPAIVTACARRARRTVVVALAALDRVPAVREALAGAGFTCDGVLLQSSRLAPLPGDVTRLAAANPVFLLWGSRPPARTDIEGAPQ
- the cobM gene encoding precorrin-4 C(11)-methyltransferase, translating into MADAPTGKVTFVGAGPGAADLLTLRAARAIAEADIVIWAASLVQAEVLEHAREDAEVLDSATMSLEDVVAVYERARAQGLRVARIHSGDPALWGGTQEQLDRCVELGITTEIVPGVSSFSAVAALAQRELTIPEVAQSVVLTRLGGGKTPMPPGEEVREFARHGTTMAIFLSAARSGQLVRELLEGGYPTSTPVVVAYQATWPEELVVKCTIGTLEETVKEHKLWKHTLFLVGPALDARGTRSHLYHPGHFHGYRKADPEARRALRTRGAST